A window of Cellulomonas fimi contains these coding sequences:
- the panD gene encoding aspartate 1-decarboxylase, with product MTTLQRTMMTGKIHRATVTQADLHYVGSITVDADLLAAADLLPGQQVDVVDVTNGSRLTTYAIAGEAGSGQVCINGAAAHLVHPGDIVILIAYGVMSDAEARTYQPHVVLVDAENRIVELGEDPGRVPDEWTEQAGLVSSGVPFAVGRDLVEHPHPFPQVGTDR from the coding sequence ATGACGACGCTGCAGCGGACCATGATGACCGGCAAGATCCACCGCGCGACGGTGACGCAGGCGGACCTGCACTACGTCGGCTCGATCACGGTGGACGCGGACCTGCTCGCGGCGGCGGACCTGCTGCCCGGCCAGCAGGTCGACGTGGTCGACGTGACGAACGGGTCCCGGCTCACGACGTACGCGATCGCGGGCGAGGCGGGCTCGGGCCAGGTGTGCATCAACGGGGCCGCGGCGCACCTGGTGCACCCGGGCGACATCGTCATCCTCATCGCGTACGGCGTGATGTCGGACGCCGAGGCGCGCACGTACCAGCCGCACGTCGTGCTGGTCGACGCGGAGAACCGGATCGTCGAGCTCGGCGAGGACCCCGGCCGGGTCCCGGACGAGTGGACGGAGCAGGCGGGCCTGGTGTCGAGCGGCGTGCCGTTCGCGGTGGGCCGCGACCTGGTCGAGCACCCGCACCCCTTCCCGCAGGTCGGCACCGACCGGTGA
- the panC gene encoding pantoate--beta-alanine ligase: MTTTRPVLARTRDELASALADQDAQARGTKPYRRAVVMTMGALHAGHLSLVAHARELADVVVTTIFVNPLQFGPTEDLSRYPRDLDGDLALLTGPGLLGEGDVVFAPDVAVMYPDGDPTVRVSAGPIGDVLEGAARPGHLDGVLTVVLKLLHLTRPDVALFGEKDAQQLAAVRAMVRSLDVPTEVVGAPLVRDVDGLALSSRNAYLSPAERQRALGLSRALRAGAEWARAGAAAQDVVDAARSALATAGIADDDVDYVALVDPDDFTPVVDTTAGVALLLLAVRVGTTRLIDNTAVTLGASRRPDGALAPGADAQEGARA; encoded by the coding sequence ATGACAACGACGAGGCCGGTGCTCGCGCGCACGCGCGACGAGCTCGCGTCGGCCCTCGCGGACCAGGACGCGCAGGCGCGCGGCACGAAGCCGTACCGCCGCGCGGTCGTCATGACGATGGGCGCGCTGCACGCCGGCCACCTGTCGCTGGTCGCGCACGCGCGCGAGCTCGCCGACGTGGTGGTCACGACGATCTTCGTCAACCCGTTGCAGTTCGGCCCCACCGAGGACCTGTCCCGGTACCCGCGCGACCTCGACGGCGACCTGGCGCTGCTCACCGGCCCGGGGCTCCTGGGCGAGGGGGACGTGGTGTTCGCGCCCGACGTCGCCGTGATGTACCCGGACGGCGACCCGACGGTCCGCGTGAGCGCGGGGCCGATCGGCGACGTGCTCGAAGGAGCGGCGCGGCCGGGCCACCTGGACGGCGTCCTGACCGTGGTGCTCAAGCTGCTGCACCTCACGCGGCCCGACGTCGCGCTGTTCGGCGAGAAGGACGCGCAGCAGCTCGCGGCGGTCCGGGCGATGGTGCGCAGCCTCGACGTGCCGACCGAGGTCGTGGGCGCGCCGCTCGTGCGCGACGTCGACGGCCTCGCGCTGTCGAGCCGCAACGCCTACCTGTCGCCCGCCGAGCGGCAGCGGGCGCTCGGTCTGTCCCGCGCGCTGCGCGCGGGCGCGGAGTGGGCGCGCGCCGGGGCCGCGGCGCAGGACGTGGTCGACGCGGCGCGCTCGGCGCTCGCGACGGCGGGGATCGCGGACGACGACGTCGACTACGTCGCGCTCGTCGACCCGGACGACTTCACGCCCGTCGTGGACACGACCGCCGGCGTCGCGCTGCTGCTGCTCGCGGTGCGCGTCGGCACGACGCGGCTCATCGACAACACGGCGGTGACGCTCGGGGCGTCCCGCCGGCCCGACGGCGCGCTCGCGCCCGGGGCGGACGCGCAGGAAGGAGCCCGCGCATGA
- a CDS encoding Rossmann-like and DUF2520 domain-containing protein, whose amino-acid sequence MTRPGRLGVGVVGTGRVGAVLGNALRGAGHPVVAASGISEASRERAETLLPGVPLVEVPEVVRRAELVLLTVPDDALADLVGGLGDLGAWQPGQIVVHTSGRFGTDVLGPARAVGAIPLAIHPAMTFTGTSLDLSRLAGCPFAVTGPNAVLPIGQALVVEIGGEPVVVDEAARGLYHAALAHGANHLVVLVAQAAQALAAAGVADPGRMLGPLLEAALDGALRAESPSDPGGDRGSGAITALTGPVRRGDDGTVREHVAVLGALGASTGAVDVLAGYRALARAATQRSLAAGLVPEAAATRVLDALGPDVTSATPAAAPGMTGDAGWLEQEGRPADDPSGGSDDGPTGPDRPQEDER is encoded by the coding sequence GTGACGCGTCCGGGTCGGCTGGGTGTCGGCGTGGTCGGCACGGGCCGCGTCGGGGCCGTCCTGGGCAACGCGCTGCGCGGGGCCGGGCACCCGGTCGTCGCGGCGTCGGGGATCTCGGAGGCGTCGCGCGAGCGCGCGGAGACGCTGCTGCCGGGGGTCCCGCTCGTCGAGGTCCCGGAGGTCGTGCGCCGCGCGGAGCTCGTGCTGCTCACGGTCCCGGACGACGCGCTCGCGGACCTCGTGGGCGGACTGGGCGACCTGGGTGCGTGGCAGCCGGGGCAGATCGTCGTGCACACGTCGGGCCGGTTCGGGACCGACGTGCTCGGTCCGGCGCGGGCCGTCGGCGCGATCCCGCTCGCGATCCACCCGGCGATGACGTTCACGGGCACGTCGCTCGACCTGTCCCGGCTGGCCGGCTGCCCGTTCGCGGTGACCGGACCGAACGCGGTGCTGCCGATCGGCCAGGCGCTCGTCGTGGAGATCGGCGGTGAGCCGGTGGTCGTGGACGAGGCGGCCCGCGGGCTGTACCACGCGGCCCTCGCGCACGGTGCGAACCACCTGGTCGTGCTCGTCGCGCAGGCCGCGCAGGCGCTCGCGGCCGCGGGTGTGGCCGACCCCGGTCGGATGCTCGGCCCGCTGCTGGAGGCGGCGCTCGACGGCGCGCTGCGCGCGGAGTCACCGTCGGACCCGGGCGGCGACCGCGGCTCAGGAGCGATCACCGCGCTCACGGGACCGGTCCGCCGGGGTGACGACGGCACGGTCCGCGAGCACGTCGCCGTCCTCGGCGCGCTCGGCGCGAGCACCGGGGCGGTCGACGTCCTGGCGGGCTACCGCGCGCTCGCCCGGGCGGCGACGCAACGCTCGCTCGCCGCGGGACTGGTCCCCGAGGCGGCCGCGACGCGCGTGCTCGACGCGCTGGGCCCCGACGTGACGTCCGCCACCCCGGCCGCAGCACCGGGCATGACCGGGGATGCTGGATGGTTGGAGCAGGAGGGACGGCCTGCCGACGACCCGTCGGGCGGGTCCGACGACGGGCCGACCGGCCCGGACCGCCCGCAGGAGGACGAGCGATGA
- a CDS encoding PH domain-containing protein, translated as MSGTTAPPEVEWRRMHPVTPALKGWKIVVAVLVVVGYQAADDVRRLLELVEGYRWLVVLGGLAAVAVVGFAYSALAWRMTRFAVTDDAVHLNTGILFRQQRQARLDRLQAVDVVQPLLARLVGLAELKLEVAGGSGSGVSLAFLRESDALALRAELLALAAGLQRPGTVPAPAGPTGVGVDGPSDRVVDGADVAAGAEGAVVATGPRTVVAFEAAPEHQVYEVPMSRLVVATLRSGATVALVLAVLVAVAAGVLSRTFATVFFLLPMFFGLVSYVWSRINQGASFRAATSPDGIRLRHGLTEARAQTVPPGRVQAIRISQGLWWRKPDWWRVEMNVAGYSPSGEQQRDTVLHPVSTRDEVRTALWLVLHDLGVDDPIGVVDAALTGTDESHGFAVAPRRARWVDPLGWRRHGVLVTRRALVIRRGRWWRQVDVVPHERTQSLGLQQGPLQRRLGLASFVVHSTPGPVSPDIAHLDAGVAVALLDEQAERARTARASEGPEQWMRKVAAPVVVPGQVGVAEPEAGAARVEPGAGA; from the coding sequence GTGAGCGGCACGACCGCCCCGCCGGAGGTCGAGTGGCGGCGGATGCACCCGGTCACCCCGGCGCTCAAGGGGTGGAAGATCGTCGTCGCCGTGCTGGTCGTCGTCGGTTACCAGGCGGCCGACGACGTGCGACGGCTGCTGGAGCTCGTCGAGGGCTACCGCTGGCTGGTCGTGCTGGGCGGGCTCGCCGCCGTGGCGGTCGTCGGGTTCGCGTACTCGGCCCTCGCGTGGCGGATGACCCGGTTCGCGGTGACGGACGACGCCGTGCACCTCAACACCGGCATCCTGTTCCGCCAGCAGCGCCAGGCGCGTCTCGACCGGCTGCAGGCCGTGGACGTGGTGCAGCCGCTGCTCGCGCGGCTGGTCGGGCTGGCCGAGCTCAAGCTCGAGGTCGCGGGCGGGTCCGGGTCGGGCGTGAGCCTGGCGTTCCTGCGGGAGTCGGACGCGCTCGCGCTGCGCGCGGAGCTGCTGGCGCTCGCCGCCGGCCTGCAGCGCCCGGGCACGGTGCCGGCGCCGGCGGGGCCGACCGGCGTCGGGGTGGACGGACCGTCCGACCGGGTCGTCGACGGTGCCGACGTCGCTGCCGGCGCCGAGGGCGCGGTCGTGGCCACGGGCCCCCGGACGGTCGTCGCCTTCGAGGCCGCGCCCGAGCACCAGGTGTACGAGGTGCCGATGAGCCGGCTGGTCGTCGCGACGCTGCGCTCGGGTGCCACGGTCGCCCTGGTCCTCGCGGTGCTCGTCGCCGTCGCCGCGGGTGTCCTCAGCCGGACGTTCGCGACCGTGTTCTTCCTGCTGCCGATGTTCTTCGGCCTCGTCTCGTACGTCTGGTCGCGCATCAACCAGGGCGCGAGCTTCCGGGCGGCGACGTCCCCCGACGGCATCCGCCTGCGGCACGGGCTCACGGAGGCGCGTGCGCAGACCGTCCCGCCGGGCCGCGTGCAGGCGATCCGGATCAGCCAGGGGCTGTGGTGGCGCAAGCCCGACTGGTGGCGCGTCGAGATGAACGTCGCCGGGTACTCGCCGTCGGGCGAGCAGCAGCGCGACACCGTGCTGCACCCGGTGTCGACGCGCGACGAGGTCCGCACCGCGCTATGGCTGGTCCTGCACGACCTCGGCGTCGACGACCCGATCGGTGTCGTGGACGCGGCGCTGACGGGCACCGACGAGTCGCACGGGTTCGCCGTCGCGCCGCGCCGCGCGCGGTGGGTGGACCCGCTGGGCTGGCGTCGGCACGGCGTGCTCGTCACGCGGCGGGCGCTGGTGATCCGGCGGGGGCGCTGGTGGCGGCAGGTCGACGTCGTGCCGCACGAGCGGACGCAGTCGCTGGGCCTCCAGCAGGGTCCGCTGCAGCGGCGGCTCGGGCTGGCGTCGTTCGTCGTGCACTCGACGCCGGGTCCCGTGTCGCCGGACATCGCGCACCTCGACGCGGGGGTCGCGGTCGCGCTGCTCGACGAGCAGGCCGAGCGTGCCCGCACCGCGCGCGCGAGCGAGGGCCCCGAGCAGTGGATGCGGAAGGTCGCCGCGCCGGTCGTGGTCCCGGGCCAGGTGGGCGTGGCCGAGCCGGAGGCGGGCGCGGCGCGGGTCGAGCCCGGGGCGGGCGCGTGA
- a CDS encoding PH domain-containing protein — protein sequence MTDVTQPASADLFDPLGVDWTPVSPRLASARLTVTAIVLGPLLLLGVALAALTQVAWLWSLPALVLALGVWIALLVPRQVRAMRYAERADDLLVRRGIMFRQLVVVPYGRMQYVDVTAGPLARKFGIASVQLHTASPATTASIEGLPPQEAARLRDRLASRGEARLAGL from the coding sequence ATGACCGACGTCACGCAGCCGGCCTCGGCCGACCTCTTCGACCCGCTCGGCGTCGACTGGACGCCCGTGTCGCCGCGGCTCGCGTCGGCCCGGCTCACCGTGACCGCGATCGTGCTGGGACCGCTGCTGCTGCTCGGCGTCGCGCTCGCGGCCCTGACGCAGGTGGCGTGGCTGTGGTCGCTGCCGGCGCTGGTGCTCGCGCTGGGCGTGTGGATCGCGCTGCTCGTGCCGCGGCAGGTGCGCGCGATGCGGTACGCCGAGCGCGCCGACGACCTGCTGGTGCGCCGCGGGATCATGTTCCGGCAGCTCGTCGTCGTCCCGTACGGCCGCATGCAGTACGTCGACGTGACGGCCGGCCCGCTCGCGCGGAAGTTCGGCATCGCGTCCGTGCAGCTGCACACGGCGTCGCCCGCGACGACGGCGTCCATCGAGGGCCTGCCGCCGCAGGAGGCCGCACGGCTGCGCGACCGGCTGGCGTCCCGCGGCGAGGCGCGGCTGGCGGGGCTGTGA
- a CDS encoding DUF3180 domain-containing protein, producing the protein MQATRWTTLLALAAGVAAVTWIALDALSDRGTSTPSVPWLVAAVEVVIAGVVLSMGWAVRQFLRGKRPGLDPIRAARTAVLAKASCYTGALLAGWYGGQALSLVTDLSVPGNGGRAAAAAVATGGAVVLAVVGLVVERFCRVPPPEEGAVRREEAAPDPST; encoded by the coding sequence ATGCAGGCGACCCGCTGGACCACGCTCCTCGCTCTCGCGGCCGGCGTCGCCGCCGTCACGTGGATCGCGCTCGACGCGCTGTCGGACCGCGGCACGTCCACGCCGTCGGTGCCCTGGCTGGTCGCGGCCGTCGAGGTCGTGATCGCAGGCGTCGTGCTCAGCATGGGCTGGGCGGTCCGGCAGTTCCTGCGCGGCAAGCGGCCCGGGCTGGACCCGATCCGCGCGGCCCGCACGGCGGTGCTCGCGAAGGCGTCCTGCTACACGGGTGCGCTGCTCGCGGGCTGGTACGGCGGCCAGGCGCTGTCGCTCGTCACGGACCTGAGCGTCCCGGGCAACGGCGGTCGGGCCGCGGCCGCGGCGGTCGCGACGGGCGGTGCGGTGGTGCTCGCCGTCGTGGGCCTCGTCGTCGAGCGGTTCTGCCGCGTCCCCCCGCCCGAGGAGGGCGCCGTGCGGCGCGAGGAGGCGGCGCCCGACCCGTCGACCTGA
- the folK gene encoding 2-amino-4-hydroxy-6-hydroxymethyldihydropteridine diphosphokinase encodes MTTHEENGAAYDASGRRLDQIRLSGIAATGYHGVFDHERREGQTFVADVVVHLDTRRAAAGDELAHTLDYGALAQQVAAVLAGEPVDLIETVAERIAATVLAAGAVQAVDVAVHKPQAPIPVPFGDVVVAIRRDRTKLPAAEPYTGPLREAALPRTGAAALVAPLPGDPPGPTPTSTEPRVAGADAPTPALGTPSPAAGLPVSGMAGGGLVAPGSAPGGAPLPTPSGLPAGGSSTGAPSGASAGYPAPGTGAPVPADDAPTTVFGAPLAPPPHGPGDDAPTTVFGAPPPPPGPITGEPVEVGAGPDATGPTGSAVEAWDPGATQVMPGPVPAYDDEPDAYGRPDEVVTGEIVTDVLDDAPAEPVDVVLALGANLGSAQETLRDAVSDLAGTRGIEVTDVSPLARTAAVGPEQPDYLNAVVLARTTLSPRDLLRATQAIEHAHGRERAERWGPRTLDVDIVVYGSVLAVTDDLELPHPRAHERAFVLEPWSQVDPEAVLPGLGGGPVAQLAATAPDRGGVRWLALDWLTAPVPGTSGVPVVEADAPSGPVPTRETVFGAPHDGPRAPSS; translated from the coding sequence GTGACGACGCACGAGGAGAACGGCGCGGCGTACGACGCGAGCGGGCGGCGGCTCGACCAGATCCGCCTGTCGGGGATCGCGGCGACCGGGTACCACGGCGTCTTCGACCACGAGCGGCGCGAGGGCCAGACGTTCGTCGCGGACGTCGTCGTGCACCTCGACACGCGGCGGGCCGCGGCGGGCGACGAGCTGGCGCACACGCTGGACTACGGCGCGCTCGCGCAGCAGGTCGCCGCGGTGCTGGCCGGTGAGCCGGTCGACCTCATCGAGACCGTCGCCGAGCGGATCGCGGCGACCGTCCTCGCCGCGGGCGCGGTGCAGGCCGTCGACGTGGCGGTGCACAAGCCGCAGGCGCCGATCCCGGTCCCGTTCGGGGACGTCGTCGTCGCGATCCGGCGCGACCGCACGAAGCTGCCCGCCGCCGAGCCGTACACGGGCCCGCTCCGCGAGGCCGCGCTCCCGCGCACGGGCGCCGCGGCGCTCGTCGCACCGCTGCCGGGCGACCCGCCCGGTCCGACCCCGACGTCGACCGAGCCGCGTGTCGCGGGTGCTGACGCGCCGACTCCCGCGCTCGGCACGCCGAGCCCTGCCGCGGGCCTGCCGGTGTCGGGCATGGCGGGCGGGGGTCTCGTGGCGCCCGGGTCGGCGCCGGGCGGCGCACCGCTGCCGACGCCCAGCGGGTTGCCCGCGGGAGGGTCGTCGACAGGTGCTCCGTCGGGCGCCTCGGCGGGCTACCCGGCACCCGGCACGGGTGCGCCCGTGCCGGCGGACGACGCGCCGACGACGGTCTTCGGTGCACCGCTCGCGCCACCGCCGCACGGACCCGGGGACGACGCGCCGACGACCGTCTTCGGCGCGCCGCCCCCGCCGCCCGGCCCGATCACGGGCGAGCCCGTCGAGGTCGGCGCCGGGCCCGACGCCACCGGACCGACGGGTTCCGCGGTCGAGGCGTGGGACCCGGGCGCGACGCAGGTCATGCCCGGGCCGGTGCCCGCGTACGACGACGAGCCCGACGCGTACGGCCGCCCGGACGAGGTCGTCACGGGCGAGATCGTCACGGACGTCCTCGACGACGCGCCGGCCGAGCCGGTCGACGTCGTCCTCGCGCTCGGCGCGAACCTCGGCTCGGCGCAGGAGACGTTGCGCGACGCGGTGTCCGACCTCGCGGGCACGCGGGGGATCGAGGTCACCGACGTGTCGCCGCTCGCGCGGACGGCTGCCGTGGGCCCGGAGCAGCCGGACTACCTCAACGCGGTGGTGCTGGCGCGCACGACGTTGTCGCCGCGCGACCTGCTGCGCGCGACGCAGGCGATCGAGCACGCGCACGGGCGCGAGCGCGCCGAACGGTGGGGTCCGCGGACGCTCGACGTCGACATCGTCGTGTACGGCTCGGTCCTCGCGGTCACGGACGACCTCGAGCTGCCGCACCCGCGCGCGCACGAGCGCGCGTTCGTCCTCGAGCCGTGGTCGCAGGTCGACCCGGAGGCGGTGCTCCCCGGCCTGGGCGGCGGCCCGGTCGCGCAGCTCGCGGCGACGGCCCCCGACCGTGGCGGCGTCCGGTGGCTCGCGCTCGACTGGCTGACCGCGCCCGTGCCGGGCACGAGCGGTGTCCCGGTCGTGGAGGCCGACGCGCCGTCCGGCCCGGTGCCGACGCGCGAGACCGTCTTCGGCGCCCCGCACGACGGCCCCCGGGCACCGTCGTCGTGA
- the folP gene encoding dihydropteroate synthase, whose product MTRPDAPATAALRPRPAPLPTHLHDAGRTLVMGVVNVTPDSFSDGGRWFTPGAAVAHGLELLDQGADLLDVGGESTRPGARRVPVEDELARVLPVVEALAGRGAAVSVDTTRAVVARAAVERGAVLVNDVSGGLADDDMPAVVAETGVAYVAMHWRGHADVMDDLAEYGDVVADVRAELAQRVATLRAAGVADHQVVLDPGLGFAKPGASNWPLLARLPELVADGFPVLVGASRKRFLGHLLARPDGTPAPPLARDGATAAVSALAAAAGAWCVRVHEVTGSADAVRVAAAWRAAGGGDVAGAPGAARPDEDDELPVDEDASMRSST is encoded by the coding sequence GTGACCCGCCCCGACGCCCCCGCGACGGCCGCCCTGCGTCCGCGCCCGGCTCCGCTGCCGACGCACCTGCACGACGCGGGCCGCACGCTCGTCATGGGCGTCGTCAACGTCACGCCCGACTCGTTCTCCGACGGCGGTCGCTGGTTCACGCCGGGCGCCGCGGTCGCGCACGGTCTGGAGCTGCTCGACCAGGGCGCCGACCTGCTCGACGTGGGCGGCGAGTCGACGCGGCCCGGCGCGCGCCGCGTGCCGGTCGAGGACGAGCTCGCGCGCGTGCTGCCCGTGGTCGAGGCGCTCGCCGGCCGGGGAGCCGCGGTGAGCGTCGACACGACGCGCGCGGTCGTCGCCCGGGCGGCCGTCGAGCGCGGCGCGGTGCTGGTCAACGACGTGTCCGGCGGCCTCGCGGACGACGACATGCCGGCGGTCGTCGCCGAGACGGGCGTCGCGTACGTCGCGATGCACTGGCGCGGGCACGCCGACGTCATGGACGACCTGGCCGAGTACGGGGACGTCGTCGCGGACGTGCGCGCCGAGCTCGCGCAGCGCGTCGCGACCCTCCGGGCGGCGGGCGTCGCGGACCACCAGGTCGTGCTCGACCCCGGGCTCGGCTTCGCGAAGCCGGGCGCGAGCAACTGGCCCCTGCTGGCCCGCCTGCCCGAGCTCGTCGCCGACGGGTTCCCGGTGCTCGTGGGCGCGAGCCGCAAACGGTTCCTCGGTCACCTGCTGGCCCGCCCGGACGGCACGCCGGCACCGCCGCTGGCGCGTGACGGCGCGACGGCCGCGGTCTCGGCGCTCGCCGCGGCGGCAGGTGCGTGGTGCGTGCGCGTGCACGAGGTGACAGGCTCGGCCGACGCGGTCCGGGTGGCGGCCGCGTGGCGGGCCGCGGGCGGCGGGGACGTGGCGGGCGCGCCGGGCGCCGCACGGCCCGACGAGGACGACGAGCTACCGGTCGACGAGGACGCGAGCATGAGGAGCAGCACGTGA
- the folE gene encoding GTP cyclohydrolase I FolE, producing MGPVTGVGRAVGEYDEKRAEAAVRELLLAVGEDPDREGLLETPARVARAYREIFAGLYQDPTDVLTTTFDLGHEEMVMVKDIEVYSTCEHHLVPFHGVAHVGYIPGADGRITGLSKLARLVDVYARRPQVQERLTSQVADALVEVLQPRGVLVVVECEHLCMSMRGVRKPGSRTVTSAVRGQMRDVATRAEAMSLVLGH from the coding sequence ATCGGGCCCGTGACCGGCGTCGGTCGTGCGGTCGGCGAGTACGACGAGAAGCGCGCCGAGGCCGCCGTCCGCGAGCTGCTGCTCGCCGTCGGCGAGGACCCGGACCGCGAGGGCCTGCTCGAGACGCCCGCCCGCGTCGCGCGTGCCTACCGCGAGATCTTCGCGGGCCTCTACCAGGACCCGACCGACGTCCTGACCACGACGTTCGACCTCGGCCACGAGGAGATGGTCATGGTCAAGGACATCGAGGTGTACTCGACCTGCGAGCACCACCTCGTGCCGTTCCACGGCGTCGCGCACGTCGGCTACATCCCCGGCGCGGACGGTCGCATCACGGGCCTGTCGAAGCTCGCGCGGCTGGTCGACGTGTACGCGCGCCGCCCGCAGGTGCAGGAGCGCCTGACGTCGCAGGTCGCCGACGCGCTCGTCGAGGTCCTGCAGCCGCGCGGCGTGCTCGTCGTCGTCGAGTGCGAGCACCTGTGCATGTCCATGCGCGGCGTCCGCAAGCCCGGGTCGCGCACCGTGACCTCGGCCGTGCGCGGGCAGATGCGCGACGTCGCGACCCGCGCCGAGGCGATGAGCCTGGTCCTCGGCCACTGA
- the ftsH gene encoding ATP-dependent zinc metalloprotease FtsH — translation MNLKRLARGPILWIVLAVVLLWIGATALATPKVSRIDTSDGLELLADGKAESAKITEGQQRVDLTLSEDFVKDDENFGERVQFYYVVPQGPAVVDAVASADLPDGYTSEVPQTSWWSSLLGIVLPFVIILAIFWFLMSNMQGGGSRVMSFGKSRAKLVSKESPQVTFADVAGVDEALEELQEIKEFLSEPAKFQAVGAKIPKGVLLYGPPGTGKTLLARAVAGEAGVPFYSISGSDFVEMFVGVGASRVRDLFQQAKENSPAIIFVDEIDAVGRHRGAGLGGGHDEREQTLNQMLVEMDGFDVKTNVILIAATNRPDILDPALLRPGRFDRQVSVEPPDLKGREKILQVHAQGKPMAPHVDLVTVARRTPGFTGADLANVLNEAALLTARKNAQVIDDHALDEAIDRVIAGPQKRTRVMNVKEQKITAYHEGGHALVAAALRYTDPVTKVTILPRGRALGYTMVMPTEDKYSTTRNELLDQLAYAMGGRVAEELVFHDPTTGASNDIEKATATARRMVTQFGMSSRLGAIRLGQESNEVFLGRDVGHQRDYSEDVAGAIDLEVRALIERAHDEAWEILVEYREVLDDLVLELLDKETLNAEQLAEIFAPIVKRPPRSVWLSSDQRAVSSQGPVLTAAEKAAQNGHAVIPEDEAAVVGDENPARKVVELPPEQTPDTRGWSRDGE, via the coding sequence ATGAACCTCAAGCGTCTTGCCCGCGGCCCGATCCTGTGGATCGTGCTCGCCGTCGTGCTCCTCTGGATCGGTGCGACCGCGCTCGCCACCCCGAAGGTCAGCCGGATCGACACCTCCGACGGCCTCGAGCTCCTGGCTGACGGCAAGGCGGAGTCCGCGAAGATCACCGAGGGGCAGCAGCGGGTCGACCTCACGCTGTCCGAGGACTTCGTCAAGGACGACGAGAACTTCGGCGAGCGCGTGCAGTTCTACTACGTCGTGCCGCAGGGCCCCGCGGTCGTGGACGCCGTCGCGTCGGCCGACCTGCCGGACGGCTACACGTCCGAGGTGCCGCAGACGTCGTGGTGGTCGAGCCTGCTCGGCATCGTCCTGCCGTTCGTCATCATCCTGGCGATCTTCTGGTTCCTCATGTCGAACATGCAGGGCGGCGGCTCGCGCGTCATGAGCTTCGGCAAGTCGCGCGCCAAGCTCGTGAGCAAGGAGTCGCCGCAGGTCACGTTCGCGGACGTCGCGGGTGTGGACGAGGCGCTCGAGGAGCTCCAGGAGATCAAGGAGTTCCTCTCCGAGCCCGCCAAGTTCCAGGCCGTCGGCGCCAAGATCCCGAAGGGCGTGCTGCTCTACGGCCCGCCCGGGACCGGCAAGACGCTGCTGGCGCGCGCGGTCGCGGGCGAGGCGGGCGTGCCGTTCTACTCGATCTCCGGCTCGGACTTCGTCGAGATGTTCGTCGGCGTCGGTGCCAGCCGCGTGCGTGACCTGTTCCAGCAGGCCAAGGAGAACTCGCCGGCGATCATCTTCGTCGACGAGATCGACGCGGTCGGCCGGCACCGTGGCGCGGGCCTCGGCGGCGGGCACGACGAGCGCGAGCAGACGCTCAACCAGATGCTCGTCGAGATGGACGGCTTCGACGTCAAGACGAACGTCATCCTCATCGCCGCGACCAACCGCCCCGACATCCTCGACCCGGCGCTCCTGCGCCCCGGCCGGTTCGACCGGCAGGTCTCGGTCGAGCCGCCGGACCTCAAGGGCCGCGAGAAGATCCTCCAGGTGCACGCGCAGGGCAAGCCGATGGCGCCGCACGTCGACCTGGTGACCGTCGCCCGCCGGACGCCCGGGTTCACGGGGGCCGACCTGGCGAACGTGCTCAACGAGGCCGCGCTCCTCACCGCGCGCAAGAACGCGCAGGTCATCGACGACCACGCGCTCGACGAGGCGATCGACCGCGTCATCGCGGGCCCGCAGAAGCGGACGCGCGTGATGAACGTCAAGGAGCAGAAGATCACCGCGTACCACGAGGGCGGCCACGCCCTCGTCGCGGCGGCGCTGCGCTACACGGACCCCGTCACGAAGGTGACGATCCTGCCGCGCGGCCGGGCCCTCGGCTACACGATGGTCATGCCGACCGAGGACAAGTACTCCACGACGCGCAACGAGCTGCTCGACCAGCTCGCGTACGCGATGGGCGGCCGCGTCGCCGAGGAGCTCGTCTTCCACGACCCGACGACGGGTGCGAGCAACGACATCGAGAAGGCCACCGCGACCGCGCGCCGCATGGTGACGCAGTTCGGCATGAGCAGCCGCCTCGGTGCGATCCGGCTCGGCCAGGAGTCGAACGAGGTGTTCCTGGGCCGCGACGTGGGCCACCAGCGCGACTACTCCGAGGACGTCGCGGGCGCGATCGACCTCGAGGTCCGCGCGCTCATCGAGCGCGCGCACGACGAGGCGTGGGAGATCCTCGTCGAGTACCGCGAGGTCCTCGACGACCTCGTCCTCGAGCTGCTCGACAAGGAGACGCTGAACGCCGAGCAGCTCGCCGAGATCTTCGCGCCCATCGTCAAGCGGCCGCCGCGCAGCGTGTGGCTGTCGAGCGACCAGCGCGCCGTCTCGTCGCAGGGGCCCGTGCTGACCGCGGCGGAGAAGGCCGCGCAGAACGGCCACGCCGTGATCCCCGAGGACGAGGCCGCGGTCGTCGGCGACGAGAACCCGGCGCGCAAGGTCGTCGAGCTCCCGCCCGAGCAGACCCCCGACACCCGGGGCTGGAGCCGGGACGGTGAGTGA